One window from the genome of Hydra vulgaris chromosome 02, alternate assembly HydraT2T_AEP encodes:
- the LOC136076786 gene encoding uncharacterized protein LOC136076786 has protein sequence MELNNPINIFAVQDNSNKISQTIIDHVIPVEDEYSVDFNVKKDEDKKVMIAMKNLSKCGSSIAVENALVHNIIMIPPILQVEESLLSLGSHGNVDGVFYCLLIKVNALGKEISLARYFEFGSFTGYFDNIAHGKLKKDLGVDEILPYCVFTIKDVDMELALKKETFGHRPKSGSKSRIHKSRTFNRLIYECKGGLNESLKKLIIELDKNNFCVFYHLIAACLLKDQLWEGVNQGNKKYFICQPSEKAEEWETSLMLHRSNPQGASMYGKLWTSLLENPSLEAQFRILSDLPNHHKWMWDNLVKSVKYEQKFSNSCRYFPGSPRNRILQASFYRVSSDNIIVSILKNVFGVEETVTYPSRKENLSLIVSKAKKRRISKESFLDQELQYNDLHCGKKVVLNNIGITDSINEVNLVQHFTKRNSLYEYFCGELFSHGVLGWRVRKPSLSICVMNNYNHENGNFQDKEFVHVKAETMCSTTIYNCSCKTFSSCVFFQSEKLTNVNNCCHCRLLNQLIQMLDNPDFIPENSLLNKKKLMDSLIYLKSNVFELISKSGVERYSVVADSCAFVTIFEISKSSRKVIKCHDSLCQISEGSTRQINNLHNGCLCPHLKVFREYFYLVQNTVESFCNDKDKVVSFDSELEDNLPRDKWEDVFDVASGLWTFGINAPSKKTVSNDQFNEKFSNDIVKRQSATNGYCFMPSVVLDNCDCGAGWVSESVLTGYTEFYHKINMYTDREVIECDVFMRKCLSNTCTSYWDGCEDSVFCLSKSTCAGYELGWEFVDFVLSKGTFSGFVNFYSNKYKRRSTSYLPFMSTQTFIDWFFAWASHMHIDFREKCHMCPENQQIPVLACDATKIGISFKNSFVKPIESAELYEIFPTPLRRLDRSFIFNSEKLDSKQFSEARAHLKKICLYILSVENSDYLNFDDDTLQLNSVLVSYIPAECVPSFQLMTSQSPVPNILRCSYAKVFKILAADSSLDSLIPLRFTNEIACICEHFLSNLGDCELVVKFCYLLRRFSPELARLVEISSNYNNTPSGDILLLIQYCCNFVKKIHISDVEPNNAEVIEGTYNPPRYGRAYYFEKHGCQIRKMRTFSADKGSSNNIFDDIPSEICNKLFPQVSKKGVSFLFLWFCPIHGHCYGFHIIPGSEGRKDPHASLYTHLEVAPENIVYDFACSLSEFCHNRESGYFKNTSFFHDVFHGYTHKCAEVFRCNRLGNFYPINSSICEQFNSFLQNIKYSAKLMTQTHFCFYLQFFIHIWNQRKKNLFEKRIIVSECTRE, from the exons TAATGATAGCAATGAAGAATTTAAGTAAATGTGGTAGCAGCATTGCAGTTGAAAATGCGTTGGTGCACAATATCATTATGATTCCTCCAATTCTTCAGGTAGAAGAATCTTTACTATCACTTGGTAGTCATGGTAATGTTGATGGAGTTTTCTACTGccttttaattaaagttaacgCTTTAGGAAAGGAAATTTCTTTGGctag ATATTTTGAGTTTGGCAGTTTTACTggatattttgataatattgcaCATGGAAAGCTGAAAAAAGATTTAGGGGTTGATGAAATTCTTCCATATTGTGTGTTTACAATAAAGGATGTTGATATGgaacttgctttaaaaaaagaaacttttggACACAGACCTAAGAGTG GTAGCAAAAGTCGTATTCACAAAAGCAGAACTTTTAATCGTTTGATATATGAATGCAAAGGTGGCTTAAATGAGagtttgaaaaaactaataattgagcttgataaaaacaacttttgtgtTTTCTACCATTTAATTGCTGCTTGTCTTCTCAAAGACCAATTATGGGAGGGTGTTAATCAAGGAAACAAAAA GTATTTTATTTGCCAACCTTCAGAAAAAGCAGAAGAATGGGAGACTTCGCTTATGCTTCATCGAAGTAACCCCCAAGGAGCTTCAATGTATGGAAAACTTTGGACTTCTTTATTAGAAAACCCATCATTAGAAGCCCAATTCAGAATTCTGTCAGATCTTCCCAACCATCATAAATGGATGTGGGATAATCTTgttaaaagtgtaaaatatgagcagaaattttcaaattcatGCCGATATTTTCCTGGTTCACCCAGAAACAGAATTCTTCAGGCCTCTTTTTATCGAGTCAGCTCTGATAACATTAttgtatcaattttaaaaaatgtttttggtgTTGAAGAGACAGTTACATATCCTTCTAGAAAAGAAAACTTATCTCTAATAGTGTCAAAAGCAAAAAAGAGAAGGATATCTAAAGAGAGTTTTCTTGACCAA GAGTTGCAATATAATGATTTGCATTGTGgaaaaaaagtggttttaaataatattggcATCACAGATTCTATTAATGAG GTTAACTTGGTTCAGCATTTTACCAAAAGAAACAGTCTGTATGAATACTTTTGTGGTGAACTTTTTAGTCATGGCGTTCTTGGTTGGCGTGTTCGAAAACCATCTCTAAGTATATGTGTTATGAACAATTACAATCACGAAAATGGGAATTTTCAA gataaagaatttgttcatgtaaaagCAGAAACAATGTGTTCTACTACAATATACAACTGTTCCTGTAAAACATTCTCATCGtgtgttttttttcaatcagaAAAATTGACAAATGTAAATAATTGCTGTCATTGTCGTCTGTTAAACCAGCTAATACAAATGCTTGATAATCCTGATTTCATCCcagaaaatagtttattaaacaaaaaaaaacttatggatAGTTTAATCTATctcaaatcaaatgtttttgagTTAATTTCAAAATCTGGAGTTGAAAGATATTCGGTAGTTGCTGATTCATGtgcttttgttacaatttttgaaatttcaaaatcatcTCGCAAAGTAATAAAATGTCACGATTCATTATGTCAAATATCTGAAGGAAGTACTCGTCAAATTAATAATCTACATAATGGTTGCTTATGTCCACATCTAAAAGTCtttagagaatatttttatcttGTTCAAAACACAGTAGAATCATTTTGTAATGACAAAGATAAAGTGGTCTCTTTTGATTCTGAGTTAGAGGATAATCTACCAAGGGATAag tGGGAAGATGTTTTTGATGTAGCATCTGGTTTATGGACATTTGGAATTAATGCCccaagtaaaaaaactgtttctaaTGATCAATTTAATGAGAAATTTAGCAATGACATAGTAAAAAGACAGTCTGCTACCAATGGATATTGTTTTATGCCTTCTGTTGTTCTAGACAACTGTGACTGTGgt gCTGGGTGGGTATCTGAATCTGTTTTAACTGGTTATACAgaattttaccataaaattaaTATGTACACAGATCGTGAAGTAATTGAGTGTGATGTTTTTATGAGAAAATGTTTATCCAATACTTGTACTAGTTATTGGGATGGCTGTGAAGACtctgttttttgtttgtctAAATCCACTTGTGCTGGTTATGAATTAG GTTGGGAGTTTGTTGATTTTGTTTTGTCCAAAGGAACATTCAGtggttttgtcaatttttattcaaacaaataCAAGCGTAGAAGTACCTCTTATTTGCCATTTATGTCTACACAAACATTTATTGATTGGTTTTTCGCTTGGGCCTCCCACATGCACATTGATTTTAGAGAAAAATGTCATATGTGTCCAGAAAATCAACAAATACCAGTTTTGGCTTGTGATGCAACAAAAATAGGAATTagctttaaaaattcttttgtaaaACCTATAGAGTCAGCTGAACTTTATGAGATTTTTCCAACACCATTACGGCGGCTTGATAGatcgtttatttttaattcagaaaaattAGATTCTAAACAGTTTTCAGAAGCTAGagctcatttaaaaaagatttgtctTTATATTCTGTCTGTTGAAAACTCTGATTATTTAAACTTTGATGATGATACATTGCAGTTGAATTCAGTTCTTGTGAGTTATATTCCTGCTGAATGCGTACCATCATTTCAGCTAATGACTTCTCAATCACCTGTTCCAAATATTTTGCGATGCTcctatgccaaagtttttaaaatactagcTGCTGATAGCTCCCTTGATTCATTAATTCCATTACGATTCACTAATGAAATTGCTTGCATATGTGaacattttttatctaatcTAGGTGATTGTGAACTTGTTGTtaagttttgttatttattgcGTCGCTTCTCTCCTGAGCTAGCTAGATTAGTGGAAATATCCTCTAACTACAACAATACACCTTCTGGagatattttgttattaatacaATACTGCTGTaactttgtgaaaaaaattcatattagcGATGTCGAACCAAATAACGCAGAAGTCATTGAAGGCACTTATAATCCACCGCGATATGGTAGagcatattattttgaaaagcatGGATGCCAGATAAGGAAAATGCGAACATTTTCAGCAGATAAAGGTTCCAGTAATAACATATTTGATGATATTCCATCAGAAATCTGCAATAAATTGTTTCCTCAAGTATCTAAAAAAGGtgtatcttttctttttttatggttttgcCCTATACATGGCCATTGTTATGGATTCCATATTATTCCAGGGTCTGAGGGAAGAAAGGACCCACATGCCTCATTGTATACACATCTTGAAGTTGCTCCAGAAAATATTGTGTATGACTTTGCTTGCAGCTTGTCAGAGTTTTGTCACAACCGTGAGTctggatattttaaaaatacctcCTTTTTTCATGATGTATTTCATGGCTACACACATAAATGTGCTGAGGTTTTTCGGTGTAATCGTTTGGGGAATTTTTATCCAATAAATTCATCTATCTGCGAACAGTTTAATAGCTTTTTGcagaatataaaatattctgcTAAATTAATGACACAaacacatttttgtttttatctacaattttttattcatatttggaATCAacgtaaaaaaaacttatttgaaaaaagaattattgtATCAGAATGCACTAGAGAATAG